A single window of Leclercia adecarboxylata DNA harbors:
- a CDS encoding LysR family transcriptional regulator encodes MNYSLRQLRVFVTVAQAKSFSRAGEIIGLSQSAVSHSVKELEQQTGVRLIDRTTREVMLTEAGHQLAARLERILDELSSTLRDVGRVGQQLSGTVRVAASQTISAHLIPHCIAQSNQQYPDINFVLHDRPQQWVLESIRQGEVDFGIVIDPGPVSDLECEEVLSEPFLLLCRDDDPLAAHEQVTWQALQGAKLVLQDYASGSRPLIDAALAEQQVKATIVQEIGHPATLFPMVEAGIGISVLPALALPLPQGSRLTVKRFTPIVERKLMLVRRKNRSLSGAAQALWEVVRMQAQRLTEARIRDPLFTAGEH; translated from the coding sequence ATGAATTACTCGTTACGACAGTTGCGTGTTTTTGTTACCGTCGCGCAGGCGAAAAGTTTTAGCCGTGCAGGGGAAATTATCGGCCTGAGCCAGTCGGCGGTCAGCCACAGCGTGAAAGAGCTGGAGCAGCAGACCGGCGTGCGGCTGATCGACAGAACCACCCGAGAAGTGATGCTGACCGAGGCGGGTCATCAGCTGGCGGCCCGGCTGGAAAGGATCCTCGATGAACTCTCCAGCACTTTGCGGGACGTGGGCCGGGTAGGGCAGCAGCTCTCCGGGACGGTGCGCGTCGCTGCCAGCCAGACCATTTCGGCACATCTCATTCCTCACTGCATCGCGCAGAGTAATCAGCAATATCCGGATATCAATTTTGTGCTGCACGACCGACCGCAGCAGTGGGTACTGGAGAGCATCCGTCAGGGGGAAGTAGATTTCGGCATCGTTATCGATCCGGGGCCGGTCAGCGACCTCGAGTGCGAAGAGGTGCTCTCGGAGCCCTTCTTACTGCTCTGCCGTGACGACGATCCTCTTGCCGCTCATGAGCAGGTCACCTGGCAGGCGCTACAGGGGGCAAAGCTGGTGTTACAGGATTACGCCTCTGGCAGCCGGCCCCTTATTGATGCAGCCCTTGCAGAACAGCAGGTAAAGGCGACGATTGTGCAGGAGATCGGCCATCCCGCCACGCTCTTTCCGATGGTGGAAGCCGGGATTGGCATCAGCGTACTTCCTGCACTGGCGCTGCCGTTGCCCCAGGGGAGCCGGTTAACGGTCAAACGTTTCACGCCGATTGTCGAGCGTAAGCTGATGCTGGTACGGCGTAAGAACCGTTCTTTGTCAGGGGCGGCACAGGCACTGTGGGAGGTGGTTCGTATGCAGGCGCAGCGGCTGACCGAGGCCCGCATACGGGATCCACTGTTTACTGCCGGGGAGCATTAA
- a CDS encoding bile acid:sodium symporter family protein, which yields MKLFRILDPFTITLIVVVLLASFFPAEGGFVPFFEGLTTAAIALLFFMHGAKLSREAIISGGSHWRLHLWVMCSTFVVFPVLGVLFAWWAPVNVDPALYTGFLYLCILPATVQSAIAFTSMAGGNVAAAVCSASASSLLGIFLSPLLVGLVMDMHGAEGSLEQVGKIMLQLLLPFVLGHLSRPWIGAFVAKHKKWIAKTDQSSILLVVYSAFSEAVVNGIWHKVGIGSLLFIVVVSLVLLAIIIGINVFAARRFGFNKADEITIVFCGSKKSLANGIPMANILFPTSVIGMMVLPLMIFHQLQLMICAVMARRYKRQTDELQAQEQARTAKV from the coding sequence ATGAAACTTTTCCGCATTCTCGATCCGTTCACCATCACCCTTATCGTGGTTGTCCTGCTCGCCTCCTTCTTCCCCGCCGAGGGTGGCTTTGTGCCGTTTTTTGAAGGCCTTACCACCGCCGCCATCGCGCTGCTGTTTTTTATGCACGGGGCAAAGCTCTCCCGGGAAGCAATTATCTCCGGCGGTAGCCACTGGCGACTGCATCTGTGGGTAATGTGCAGCACCTTTGTCGTTTTCCCGGTGCTGGGCGTGCTCTTTGCCTGGTGGGCGCCGGTCAATGTCGATCCGGCACTCTATACCGGCTTCCTGTATCTCTGTATTTTGCCGGCTACGGTGCAGTCAGCCATCGCCTTTACCTCAATGGCGGGTGGCAACGTGGCGGCGGCCGTCTGCTCGGCGTCCGCCTCCAGCCTGCTGGGGATTTTCCTCTCGCCGCTGCTGGTTGGCCTGGTGATGGACATGCACGGGGCGGAAGGCAGTCTGGAGCAGGTGGGCAAAATCATGCTGCAGCTGCTGCTGCCGTTTGTGCTGGGACATCTTTCCCGTCCGTGGATCGGAGCCTTTGTGGCGAAGCATAAGAAGTGGATTGCCAAAACCGATCAGTCATCGATTCTGCTGGTGGTTTACTCCGCCTTCAGCGAAGCCGTAGTCAATGGCATCTGGCATAAAGTCGGGATCGGATCGCTGCTGTTTATCGTGGTGGTCAGCCTGGTGCTGCTGGCAATTATTATTGGTATCAACGTGTTTGCCGCGCGCCGCTTCGGGTTTAACAAAGCCGATGAGATCACCATTGTCTTCTGCGGTTCGAAAAAGAGCCTGGCAAACGGGATCCCGATGGCCAATATTCTGTTTCCAACCTCGGTGATTGGGATGATGGTGCTGCCGCTGATGATCTTCCACCAGCTACAGCTGATGATTTGCGCGGTCATGGCGCGTCGCTACAAACGCCAGACCGACGAGTTGCAGGCCCAGGAGCAGGCCCGCACGGCAAAAGTTTAA
- the gltX gene encoding glutamate--tRNA ligase → MKIKTRFAPSPTGYLHVGGARTALYSWLFARNQGGEFVLRIEDTDLERSTPEAIEAIMDGMNWLNLEWDEGPYFQTKRFDRYNAVIDEMLEAGTAYKCYCSKERLEALREEQMANNEKPRYDGRCRHDHQHHAADEPCVVRFANPQEGSVIFDDQIRGPIEFSNQELDDLIIRRTDGSPTYNFCVVVDDWDMAITHVVRGEDHINNTPRQINILKALNAPVPVYAHVSMINGDDGKKLSKRHGAVSVMQYRDDGYLPEALLNYLVRLGWSHGDQEIFSREEMIQLFTLSAVGKSASAFNTDKLLWLNHHYINTLPPEYVATQLQWHIEQANIDTRNGPQLADLIKLLGERCKTLKEIAENCRYFYEEYDEFDADAAKKHLRPVARQPLEVVRDKLAAITDWSAENVHHAIQATADELEVGMGKVGMPLRVAVTGAGQSPALDVTVHAIGKTRSVARINRALDFIAERESQQ, encoded by the coding sequence ATGAAAATCAAAACTCGCTTCGCGCCAAGCCCGACCGGCTATCTGCACGTCGGCGGCGCGCGTACTGCTCTCTATTCCTGGCTGTTTGCTCGCAACCAGGGCGGTGAGTTTGTGCTGCGTATCGAAGACACCGATCTCGAACGCTCCACGCCGGAAGCAATCGAAGCCATTATGGATGGTATGAACTGGCTTAACCTGGAGTGGGATGAAGGCCCATATTTCCAGACCAAACGTTTTGATCGCTATAACGCGGTTATTGATGAGATGCTTGAAGCGGGCACGGCGTATAAGTGCTACTGCTCGAAAGAGCGTCTGGAAGCCCTGCGTGAAGAGCAGATGGCAAATAATGAAAAGCCGCGTTACGACGGTCGCTGCCGCCACGATCACCAACATCACGCCGCGGACGAGCCATGCGTGGTGCGTTTCGCAAACCCGCAGGAAGGTTCGGTCATTTTTGACGATCAGATCCGCGGCCCGATCGAATTCAGCAACCAGGAGCTGGACGATCTGATTATCCGCCGTACCGACGGTTCTCCAACCTATAACTTCTGCGTCGTGGTCGATGACTGGGATATGGCGATCACCCACGTGGTGCGTGGCGAAGACCATATCAACAACACCCCACGTCAGATCAACATCCTTAAAGCGCTGAATGCCCCGGTTCCGGTTTACGCGCACGTGTCGATGATCAACGGCGACGACGGTAAAAAACTGTCCAAACGCCATGGTGCAGTCAGCGTGATGCAGTACCGTGACGACGGCTATCTGCCGGAAGCCCTGCTCAACTATCTGGTGCGTCTGGGCTGGTCCCACGGCGATCAGGAGATCTTCAGCCGTGAAGAGATGATCCAGCTCTTCACCCTGAGTGCGGTGGGTAAGTCTGCCAGTGCGTTCAATACCGATAAACTGCTGTGGCTGAACCATCACTACATCAATACTCTGCCACCAGAGTACGTTGCGACCCAGCTGCAGTGGCACATCGAGCAGGCAAACATCGATACCCGCAACGGTCCTCAACTGGCCGACCTGATTAAACTGCTGGGTGAACGTTGTAAGACCCTGAAAGAGATCGCGGAAAACTGCCGCTACTTCTATGAAGAGTATGACGAGTTCGATGCCGACGCCGCGAAGAAACACCTGCGTCCGGTTGCGCGTCAGCCGCTGGAAGTGGTTCGCGACAAGCTGGCCGCCATTACCGACTGGAGCGCTGAGAATGTGCATCATGCTATTCAGGCGACAGCGGATGAGCTGGAAGTCGGAATGGGTAAAGTTGGCATGCCGCTGCGCGTAGCCGTTACCGGTGCCGGTCAGTCTCCTGCTCTGGACGTTACGGTACACGCGATTGGTAAAACCCGCAGCGTGGCGCGTATTAACAGAGCGCTCGACTTTATTGCTGAGCGCGAAAGCCAGCAGTAA
- a CDS encoding YfeC-like transcriptional regulator, whose protein sequence is MIKERMTPEELARLTGYSRQTINKWVRKEGWSTSPKPGVQGGKARLVHVNEKVREFIRNARRAPDVATLLEATPDNSLQALLITLANEMTPTEQKQLTSLLLREGITGLLQRLGIRDQN, encoded by the coding sequence ATGATCAAGGAACGAATGACGCCAGAAGAGTTGGCCCGGCTCACTGGCTATAGCCGACAGACCATCAATAAATGGGTGCGTAAAGAGGGATGGTCCACATCGCCAAAACCTGGTGTTCAGGGCGGTAAAGCGCGTCTGGTCCATGTTAATGAGAAAGTACGGGAATTTATTCGCAATGCGCGTCGAGCCCCGGATGTGGCGACCTTACTGGAAGCAACCCCGGATAACTCGCTGCAGGCCCTGCTGATCACGCTGGCCAACGAAATGACACCGACAGAACAGAAACAACTTACCTCTTTATTACTCCGGGAAGGGATCACCGGATTGTTGCAACGCTTAGGGATTCGCGATCAGAACTGA
- a CDS encoding YfeC-like transcriptional regulator has product MKRLRSKMTTEELADTLGVARQTVNRWVRKNDWKTEGINGVKGGRARLIYIDAQVRAHIMNIPAIRKRQALYQLAESTASYGDAKPVAVLPGIINALENMTLTEQERLETLLTREGIQGFLVRLSIHQPEN; this is encoded by the coding sequence ATGAAAAGATTACGTAGCAAAATGACCACCGAGGAGCTGGCGGATACGCTGGGCGTCGCCAGACAGACCGTAAACCGCTGGGTGCGCAAAAATGACTGGAAGACGGAAGGGATCAATGGCGTAAAAGGTGGGCGGGCGCGCCTTATCTATATTGATGCGCAGGTGCGTGCGCACATCATGAATATTCCCGCCATTCGTAAACGACAGGCCCTCTACCAGCTGGCAGAGAGCACGGCCAGCTACGGTGACGCCAAGCCGGTTGCCGTGCTTCCTGGGATCATCAACGCGCTGGAGAATATGACCTTAACGGAACAGGAGCGGCTTGAAACGCTGCTTACACGGGAAGGGATACAAGGTTTTCTCGTGCGGCTGAGCATTCATCAGCCTGAGAATTAA
- a CDS encoding NupC/NupG family nucleoside CNT transporter — translation MDRVLHFVLALVVVAVLALLVSSDRKKIRIRYVVQLLVIEVLLAWFFLNSDVGLGFVKGFSEMFEKLLGFANEGTNFVFGKMNDEGLAFFFLKVLCPIVFISALIGILQHIRILPIVIRAIGTVLSKVNGMGKLESFNAVSSLILGQSENFIAYKDILGKMSRNRMYTMAATAMSTVSMSIVGAYMTMLEPKYVVAALVLNMFSTFIVLSLINPYRVDESEENLQMANLHEGQSFFEMLGEYILAGFKVAVIVAAMLIGFIALISALNALFAAVLGISFQGILGYIFYPVAWVMGVPASEALQVGSIMATKLVSNEFVAMMDLQKIAGSLSPRAEGILSVFLVSFANFSSIGIIAGAIKGLNEEQGNVVSRFGLKLVYGSTLVSVLSASIAALVL, via the coding sequence ATGGACCGCGTCCTACATTTTGTCCTGGCACTCGTTGTTGTTGCCGTGCTTGCGTTGCTGGTCAGCAGCGATCGCAAAAAGATCCGCATTCGCTATGTTGTTCAGTTACTGGTTATTGAAGTATTGCTCGCCTGGTTCTTCCTGAACTCAGACGTGGGGCTGGGCTTTGTGAAAGGCTTCTCCGAGATGTTCGAAAAACTGCTCGGATTCGCTAACGAAGGGACCAACTTCGTGTTCGGTAAAATGAACGATGAAGGTCTGGCATTCTTCTTCCTGAAGGTGCTGTGCCCTATCGTCTTCATCTCTGCCCTGATCGGTATTTTGCAGCACATTCGCATTCTGCCAATTGTGATCCGCGCTATCGGTACCGTGCTGTCTAAAGTGAACGGCATGGGCAAACTGGAATCTTTCAACGCCGTAAGTTCCCTGATCCTTGGTCAGTCTGAGAACTTTATCGCCTATAAAGACATCCTCGGCAAAATGTCCCGCAATCGCATGTACACCATGGCGGCCACGGCAATGTCCACCGTTTCCATGTCTATCGTGGGCGCGTACATGACCATGCTTGAGCCAAAATACGTGGTTGCTGCGCTGGTTCTGAACATGTTCAGCACCTTTATCGTTCTGTCACTGATCAACCCGTACCGCGTGGATGAGAGTGAAGAGAACCTGCAGATGGCTAACCTGCATGAAGGTCAGAGCTTCTTCGAAATGCTGGGTGAATACATCCTGGCAGGCTTCAAGGTAGCGGTTATCGTTGCGGCGATGCTGATCGGCTTTATCGCCCTGATCTCCGCGCTGAACGCCCTGTTTGCTGCCGTGCTGGGCATCTCCTTCCAGGGCATTCTGGGTTACATCTTCTACCCGGTAGCCTGGGTAATGGGTGTGCCGGCAAGCGAAGCGCTGCAGGTGGGCAGTATTATGGCAACCAAACTGGTTTCTAACGAATTCGTCGCGATGATGGATCTGCAGAAAATCGCCGGTTCCCTCTCCCCGCGCGCCGAAGGCATTCTCTCCGTCTTCCTGGTCTCCTTCGCCAACTTCTCTTCTATCGGTATTATCGCCGGTGCGATTAAAGGCCTGAACGAAGAGCAGGGTAACGTGGTTTCCCGCTTCGGTCTGAAACTGGTTTACGGCTCCACGCTGGTCAGCGTCCTGTCTGCGTCTATCGCTGCACTGGTTCTGTAA
- a CDS encoding FlxA-like family protein, whose protein sequence is MTTIQASTPSIQTQSSGSSSSGGNDIASQISRITAQITKLTQQLKELADGSGSAEEKKKQQELIQNQIAMLEAQLAQLQHRQAEEAQQKQEQNQAKAEGINTPSADHQIDIYV, encoded by the coding sequence ATGACCACCATCCAGGCCTCCACACCTTCCATACAAACTCAAAGCAGTGGCAGCAGCAGTTCCGGCGGCAACGATATCGCTTCTCAGATCAGCCGCATCACGGCCCAGATAACTAAACTGACCCAGCAGCTCAAAGAACTTGCCGATGGAAGCGGTAGCGCTGAGGAAAAAAAGAAACAGCAAGAGCTTATTCAGAATCAGATCGCCATGCTGGAGGCGCAGCTGGCCCAACTGCAACATCGTCAGGCTGAAGAAGCACAACAGAAACAAGAACAAAATCAGGCCAAAGCGGAAGGGATTAATACCCCTTCTGCCGATCACCAGATTGATATCTACGTTTAA
- a CDS encoding EAL domain-containing protein: protein MKNIIDINGKSFLLALALCMIVVPFSRLISPKSVVDGFEVYLAWMPLSVMLAIVLLFGRQAILPIIISFAILNEWNLQLSAKQDLILLFCQVFSTLAVCAILRWQVGSRWRYHVPSRFMAARIAWLGFVLPLAIKLSMYLAGYICDFPVTLANFTDRGSVIYHVVDVQSLVCAVIIFTMLFYYPLRMIINPNYARAFWRRNIHNSFSSRNQLFTSALLICLIVGLLLLCLPFTSDIIAGYLVPVIFILFTIGISRFRYPLIILGWALSALMLLTYNSNFLQGVQNGYSLAFVLSVLISFAICLAYMSRIYQRSEWLKRGWQERALVDPLTGLRNLRALESFLTDNKGITLCCLRMDNLEFLSRHYGLMMRVQCKRAIIRELQPLLMPNEYVFQIPGNELVVVLSGPETGARLQHIVDHLNSRKIYWNNTGLDIEFGGAWGGVEYKCGESLYHTLGQLSWLAEKSCPAHQVLSLNNSLETVSGQTTERVLMLSRVKRALDEGDLRLYAQPIQRGDGVGYHEILSRLESEGEILTPDKFLPLVAQFNLSRRFDISVVEALLAWLRDHPSENCCARFSVNLMPLTLMQKEVATEIIALFERYGIRPQTVIIEVTEEQAFSNSEVSIANIQQLRHYGFKLAIDDFGTGYANYERLKRLQADVIKIDGCFVKDICSDSMDAMIVKSICNLAKTRSLCVVAEYVETEEQREMLLASGVDYLQGYLVGKPRPLNELQA, encoded by the coding sequence ATGAAAAACATAATTGATATTAACGGAAAGAGCTTCCTGCTTGCTCTGGCGTTATGCATGATTGTCGTGCCTTTTTCCCGCCTTATTTCACCCAAATCTGTTGTCGATGGCTTTGAGGTTTATCTTGCTTGGATGCCGCTGAGCGTCATGCTGGCGATCGTATTATTATTTGGTCGTCAGGCCATCCTGCCGATTATTATCAGCTTTGCCATCCTTAACGAATGGAATTTACAGCTGTCGGCAAAGCAGGATCTTATCCTGCTTTTTTGCCAGGTATTTAGTACTTTAGCGGTATGCGCCATACTCCGCTGGCAGGTGGGGTCGCGCTGGCGCTACCATGTTCCCAGCCGGTTCATGGCGGCGCGCATTGCGTGGCTGGGGTTTGTTCTGCCGCTGGCAATAAAACTGTCGATGTACCTGGCAGGCTATATTTGCGATTTTCCCGTTACCCTCGCCAATTTCACCGACCGGGGCTCAGTAATATATCATGTTGTCGATGTTCAGAGCCTGGTTTGCGCCGTTATCATCTTTACCATGCTGTTCTATTATCCGTTAAGAATGATTATTAATCCGAATTATGCGCGCGCCTTCTGGCGAAGAAATATACATAATTCCTTTTCGTCCCGAAACCAGTTATTTACATCTGCATTACTTATTTGCCTTATTGTTGGGCTTCTTCTGCTCTGTTTACCCTTTACGTCAGATATTATTGCCGGCTATCTGGTGCCTGTTATTTTCATTTTATTTACAATTGGCATCAGTCGATTTCGCTATCCGCTGATAATCCTGGGTTGGGCGTTGAGCGCATTGATGCTGCTGACCTATAACAGCAATTTTTTGCAGGGCGTGCAGAATGGTTACTCGCTGGCGTTTGTGCTGTCGGTACTTATCTCATTCGCCATCTGTCTGGCTTATATGTCGCGCATTTATCAGCGCAGCGAATGGCTTAAGCGTGGCTGGCAGGAGAGGGCGCTGGTCGATCCGCTGACCGGCTTGCGTAACCTGCGCGCCCTGGAGTCCTTTCTGACTGACAACAAGGGCATCACCCTCTGCTGTTTGCGAATGGATAACCTGGAGTTTCTGAGTCGTCATTATGGCCTGATGATGCGGGTGCAGTGTAAACGCGCCATCATTCGTGAGTTGCAGCCGTTGCTGATGCCTAATGAATATGTTTTCCAGATCCCCGGTAATGAACTGGTGGTGGTGCTCAGCGGCCCGGAAACGGGGGCGCGGTTACAGCACATTGTTGATCATCTGAATAGCCGTAAAATCTACTGGAACAACACCGGGCTGGATATTGAGTTTGGCGGCGCCTGGGGAGGCGTGGAGTACAAATGCGGTGAAAGTCTTTACCATACGCTGGGTCAGCTCAGCTGGCTGGCCGAAAAGTCCTGCCCGGCGCATCAGGTTCTGTCGCTGAATAACAGTCTGGAGACGGTCTCAGGGCAGACGACGGAGCGCGTGCTAATGCTCAGCCGGGTCAAACGGGCGCTGGATGAGGGCGACTTACGCCTGTATGCGCAGCCCATCCAGAGAGGCGATGGCGTGGGCTACCACGAAATCCTTTCGCGTCTGGAGAGCGAAGGGGAGATCCTGACCCCCGATAAGTTTCTGCCGCTGGTGGCGCAATTTAACCTGAGTCGGCGCTTCGATATCAGCGTGGTGGAGGCGTTGCTGGCATGGCTGCGGGATCATCCCTCGGAAAATTGCTGTGCGCGTTTCTCGGTGAACCTGATGCCCTTGACGCTGATGCAGAAAGAGGTCGCGACGGAGATCATTGCCCTGTTTGAACGCTACGGGATAAGGCCGCAGACGGTGATCATCGAGGTGACCGAAGAGCAGGCGTTCTCTAATTCGGAAGTCAGTATCGCCAACATTCAGCAGCTGCGTCACTACGGCTTCAAGCTTGCCATCGACGATTTCGGTACCGGTTACGCCAATTATGAACGTCTCAAGCGCCTGCAGGCGGATGTCATCAAAATTGATGGCTGCTTCGTGAAGGATATTTGTAGTGACAGTATGGATGCGATGATCGTGAAGTCCATCTGTAACCTGGCGAAGACCCGGTCCCTGTGTGTGGTGGCGGAGTATGTCGAAACGGAGGAGCAGCGCGAGATGTTGCTCGCCTCGGGGGTAGATTATCTTCAGGGGTATTTAGTGGGCAAACCGCGCCCGCTCAATGAATTACAGGCGTAA
- a CDS encoding DUF3820 family protein has product MDKAQLIEIANTEMPFGKYKGRRLIDVPEEYLLWFARKDEFPAGHLGELMALTLLIKTEGLTQLVQPLRRP; this is encoded by the coding sequence GTGGATAAAGCGCAGCTTATCGAGATAGCCAATACCGAAATGCCCTTCGGGAAGTATAAAGGCCGTCGACTGATTGATGTGCCGGAAGAGTATCTGCTGTGGTTTGCCCGTAAGGATGAGTTTCCTGCCGGGCATCTTGGCGAGCTGATGGCGCTCACGTTGCTGATTAAAACCGAAGGGCTGACCCAGCTGGTTCAGCCCCTGCGTCGTCCTTAA
- the ligA gene encoding NAD-dependent DNA ligase LigA, giving the protein MDSIEQQLTELRTTLRHHEYLYHVMDAPEVPDAEYDRLMRELRELEAQRPDLITPDSPTQRVGAAPLAFFSQVRHEVPMLSLDNVFDEESFLAFNKRVQDRLKQTDALSWCCELKLDGLAVSILYENGVMTRAATRGDGTTGEDITTNVRTIRAIPLKLHGENIPARLEVRGEVFLPQAGFEKINEEARRTGGKIFANPRNAAAGSLRQLDPRITAKRPLTFFCYGVGILEGGELPDTHLGRLLQFKAWGLPVSNRVQLCDSPEAVLAFYRQVEADRPTLGFDIDGVVIKVNSLALQEQLGFVARAPRWAVAFKFPAQEQMTFVRDVEFQVGRTGAITPVARLEPVQVAGVLVSNATLHNADEIDRLGLRIGDKVVIRRAGDVIPQVVNVVESERPEDTRAVEFPTHCPVCGSDVERVEGEAVARCTGGLVCGAQRKESLKHFVSRRAMDVDGMGDKIIDQLVEKEYVHTPADLFRLTPGKLTGLDRMGPKSAQNVADALEKSKDTTFARFLYALGIREVGEATAAGLAAYFGTLEALEKATIDELQKVPDVGIVVATHVFNFFSEESNREVIGQLLNEGIRWPAPQVINAEEIDSPFAGKTVVLTGSLSQLSRDDAKARLTALGAKVAGSVSKKTDLVIAGEAAGSKLAKAQELGIDVIDEAEMLRLLGE; this is encoded by the coding sequence ATGGACTCAATCGAACAACAACTTACCGAACTGCGAACCACGCTTCGCCACCATGAATATCTTTATCATGTGATGGATGCGCCCGAAGTGCCGGACGCGGAATATGACCGTTTGATGCGTGAACTGCGCGAGCTTGAAGCGCAGCGTCCCGATTTAATTACCCCGGACTCACCGACTCAGCGTGTCGGCGCCGCGCCGCTGGCCTTTTTCAGCCAGGTGCGTCATGAAGTGCCGATGCTGTCGCTGGATAACGTGTTCGACGAAGAGAGCTTCCTCGCCTTCAACAAACGCGTCCAGGATCGCCTGAAGCAGACCGATGCCCTGAGCTGGTGCTGCGAGCTGAAGCTGGATGGTCTTGCCGTCAGCATTCTGTATGAAAACGGTGTGATGACCCGGGCCGCCACTCGCGGCGACGGCACCACCGGCGAGGACATTACCACCAACGTGCGCACCATCCGCGCTATCCCGCTTAAGCTGCATGGTGAAAACATTCCGGCACGTCTGGAAGTGCGCGGGGAAGTGTTCCTGCCGCAGGCGGGCTTTGAAAAAATTAACGAAGAGGCGCGCCGCACCGGTGGCAAAATCTTCGCCAACCCACGCAATGCTGCGGCAGGATCGTTGCGCCAGCTGGATCCGCGCATTACCGCAAAACGCCCGCTGACCTTCTTCTGCTATGGCGTAGGTATCCTGGAGGGGGGCGAGCTGCCCGATACCCATCTGGGCCGCCTGCTGCAGTTTAAGGCATGGGGGCTGCCGGTGAGTAACCGTGTGCAGTTGTGCGACTCACCGGAAGCGGTACTGGCGTTTTATCGGCAGGTCGAAGCAGATCGTCCGACGCTGGGCTTTGATATCGACGGGGTGGTGATCAAAGTTAACTCCCTCGCGCTTCAGGAACAGCTGGGCTTTGTCGCCCGTGCACCGCGCTGGGCGGTAGCCTTTAAGTTCCCGGCGCAGGAGCAGATGACCTTTGTGCGCGACGTGGAGTTCCAGGTGGGTCGTACCGGGGCAATAACGCCGGTTGCGCGTCTGGAGCCCGTTCAGGTGGCAGGGGTGCTGGTCAGCAACGCGACCCTGCATAACGCCGATGAGATCGACCGTCTGGGGCTGCGTATTGGCGATAAGGTGGTTATCCGCCGTGCCGGGGACGTGATCCCGCAGGTGGTGAACGTGGTGGAGTCAGAACGTCCTGAAGATACGCGCGCGGTTGAATTCCCAACCCACTGTCCGGTGTGCGGTTCAGACGTTGAACGCGTTGAAGGCGAGGCTGTGGCCCGCTGTACCGGCGGTTTAGTCTGCGGCGCTCAGCGCAAAGAGTCGCTGAAGCACTTCGTCTCTCGTCGGGCGATGGACGTTGACGGCATGGGTGACAAAATCATCGATCAGCTGGTTGAGAAAGAGTACGTTCATACGCCGGCTGACCTGTTCCGCCTGACGCCGGGTAAGCTGACCGGACTGGATCGGATGGGGCCGAAATCCGCGCAGAACGTGGCCGACGCGCTGGAAAAATCCAAAGACACCACCTTTGCCCGTTTCCTCTATGCACTGGGTATCCGTGAAGTGGGCGAGGCGACCGCGGCGGGGCTGGCAGCGTATTTTGGTACGCTGGAGGCGCTTGAAAAGGCCACGATTGACGAACTGCAAAAGGTGCCGGACGTCGGCATTGTGGTCGCCACTCACGTCTTTAATTTCTTCTCGGAAGAGAGCAACCGCGAGGTGATCGGTCAGCTGCTTAACGAAGGCATTCGCTGGCCGGCGCCGCAGGTGATCAATGCCGAAGAGATCGACAGCCCGTTCGCCGGGAAAACCGTCGTGCTAACCGGTAGCCTGAGCCAGCTTTCTCGCGATGATGCCAAAGCGCGTCTGACGGCGCTGGGGGCTAAAGTGGCCGGCAGCGTGTCGAAGAAAACTGACCTGGTGATTGCCGGGGAAGCGGCGGGCTCCAAGCTGGCAAAGGCTCAGGAGCTGGGTATTGACGTGATTGATGAAGCAGAGATGCTGCGTCTGTTGGGAGAGTAA